Below is a genomic region from Triticum dicoccoides isolate Atlit2015 ecotype Zavitan chromosome 5A, WEW_v2.0, whole genome shotgun sequence.
tgatcatgttgtgcaagatgatgcAAGATGCAACATGTCATTATTTTTGATAGAACCTCTGGCTTCCAATACTCGGAATAATGGCAAAGCGCTTTTGAAGCACATCGAAAGCTTTCTCAACATCCTTTCTTTTGGACTCTTGACGCATTGCATAGTGGGATATCTTGTTGCCTTTAGGATGCTAGATTGTCTTCACCAAATGTTGCCCATGGAGGATAGATGACATTTGCAAGGTAGTAGCCCATCGCGTACTGATGACCATTGATAACATAGTTGCAAGGAGGAGCATCTCTGGCAACAAGCCTTGCGTACAATGCTGATCTAGAAAGCACATTCAGGTCATTATGAGAGCCATGCAAGCCAAAAAAAGAATGTCAAATCTATAGATCCTCCAATGCAACTGCCTAAAGAATGATGGTTGGATCTTTGGAGTGCCCTTTGTACCGACCTCTCCATCCCGTAGGACAATTCTTCCatgtccaatgcatgcaatcaattgatccAAGCATCCTTGGCAATCCTTGTTCTTCACTCAATCCAAGAGTCTCTGCTCTTCACTCAACCCAAGAGTCTCCGTGTTTTCATCATTGGCGCCCTCAAGTACTCTGGTCCATGGATCTCAATGACGTCTTGTGTGCATCTTCGAACGGCCTCTAGGATAAGAATCTTCCCCAATGCGGACATAGTTATCAATGGTGTCTGCCGAACACCCATAGTCAAGCACTCGAACAACCACGACACACTTCATCAATGGGCATGCATGTATCTCTCCCGATGCATTTCTCATATGTGTAAACCATGGATCGTGCTCCTCAACAACTTTTGCAATGCTGAGGAAGAGACTTTGGTGCATCCGAAATCGCCAGCGAAAATATTTCTCTGGATAGGTTGAATTGGGTGCAAACTAATCCTTCATAAGCTTGGCATGATCTTTTGCTCTATTCCGATTGGGTGCAAAGTAATGCCGTGGCCGAACTCCGGCTTTTAGAATTTCACCAGTGTGGTCGCGATTTCGAGCCTCCTAACTCATCCTTGGGTGCTCTACGACATCTTGGTCGTCCGCTGGTTCTGATTTGGACAAAACCGAGCTTGGTGGTTACCTTTTTAGTCCACGAGAGTGTGGCGGTTAATGCAGCGGTGAAGATATGGGGTGGTTCTGGCTGCAGCGCCAGCGGCAAGCTAATCTAATTTGGCCCAAGAGGAGCGAGTGCGGTGGCTGGCGGGGGAAAGGAAAGAGACCTTTTACGGTGCATCAGATCAATATTGACCGTTCATATTTTCGTTTGGACGGTCCAGATATGGAAATACTACCACAGATTTTCGATAGTATATTTTCTTATCAGGGGTAGTTTCGGTAGTTCGCTGTTTACCAAAAACGCGGGCTGGTTTCCTCAGAAAACGAGTGAAGGGCATTTGTGGAATTTCACGTATTGATCTTTTTTTTCATTAGCCATCGCCGTCTGCTCCTTGAGGGAAATGAGGCCGACTGTTTAGGCAGACCTCGAATGAGAAAAAAAATCCCAATCGAACGCTGGCCGCGGTAGGGCGAGAGGATGATGACGAGCCCCGGTCGCCGTGACGGCCCTTCGCGCAGTCAGTGCGAGCGCTAGGGTTTGGTGCCCCGCCTTCGGTCAGATGAGCGGGCGCTGCGGCGTTGCCCCCATGGTGTCACAGTCATCGTCGGCGAGATGGCCCTGCCATTCGTGTTCTGGAGCTGGTGGCTGAgggggaggggggaaggggacGAAGGCGAGACGTTGCTGCAGCAGCATGCCCCATCGCCGTGACGGCCCTGCGCGCCGCCGAGTTGGAGTTCCACTAAGGTACTAGCTTCGTACAGATCTCACTTGTCGATTGATTTGATTTGCCGCATTGGATGATATTTGGGTCTGTAATTTGGGTTTGTAGTCGTTGAAATTGCACATCTATAGAAGCTGAAATCATTGTTATTATTATGGTGAGGAATCTTGATACAAGTTGTTTTTCTGGTCGGCGGCTGTGGTCGGCGGCTAAATGTCCCGCCATTCGTGTTCCCCTCCTAAGCTGCAGGATGTGGAGCGGGTCGCCGAGGGGGAGGACTAAGGCGAGACGTTGCCAGCATGCCCCGTCGCCGTCAAGGTCCTACACGCCGACCAGTGCCGTACAGATCTGTCGTGGCCGATGCAGGTACTCGCATCCAACCCATCGATCCATTGGCCCCCATTTCTTTCCTTGATTTCGTAAGCTAGATTCTCCATCGTCTCTGGCCCAGGCACCGCCACTTGCTAGCTGTGTCTGTACCGAGGCTTATTCTGAAATTGGACCTAGGCTTATTCAGCTTAGTTCATGAATCATTAAGATGTCATAGCATCACAAATCCTATGTTTTTGTTTCTAACTCAAATAGTGCCGTGTGGAGATAAACAATGATGTCAAACGTGTATGTCTATCCTTCCTGTATAGCAGTGACAAGCGATTTGGAGGGAAAAAGCTGATCCAGCCATGGTCCTCGCCTAGGAGGAGGACGAGTTCCATCACACCAGCAGCAGTTCAGGTCCATGCTCGTCCTCTCTGCTCATCTTGTGTACTTGTTCAAATTCAGAAATCCACACTAGCTTGTATAGCAGCAAGTCCGAAAGTACAGGAGCTCATGTACACAAGGATTTTTTTTGTATGTGATATTAGTGCAGAGCATGTGCAGTTTCAGATTCCACATAGAGCATGTTTCAGTTCCAGCTGATTCAGTCATGGTCATATGAACAGACATTCCAGTTCAGTCTAGTTAATTAGTACACCTGTTCAACACTCATATAGGCAATGGATAGTTCCCAAGTTGGTGGCCAAGTTGGCTTTTTAGAAAATCCTGATCATCGATTAAATGGTAGGATGCACAAGTTGAAATAACAGGACAGCATTTGCCTATCATTCATTGGCATAATACAGAATTGAAACCCCAGGTTTAAAAAGATTGTGTTGCTTCCAAGGACACAAGTAACAAGGAAATTGCGACTGAAAGTGTAAAGCCACTTAGAAATTTTGTTTTTGAATCACATCCTATAAACCAAAGGGAATTGCATCATTAAACAAAGAATACAAGATTTTGTGCATGAAAGACTTTAATTAAAAATTAATGTAGATATTCAATATGGATAAAAGTAGTAAATGTACGGCAATTTGCCGTATAGATAAAGTAGCACAACCAAAAAAAATGTTTGATACATCTCTGATGTATAGATAAATAGATAAAGTAATAAAATTGAAAACGGTGTGGAAACCGTCTACGGGGCAAAAACCACACCACCCCAAATCCTATTAACTCTTCCCTTAGTCTAGCACCACACAACTATAGTGCGGAACCATCGTCTCCTAAGACATCTCCGCTGTCGTTGTGTCCGTCGTCACCTCCGAGGTCGACGTCTTCTAAATCATCTTCTAAGTCAACTGCTGGTATGGCCTTCCGAACTTTCAACTCATTGTGAGGTGAATTGATCAACGCAGCAGCAAACCATCTTCTGAACTGTCTTATGTCATCCTGCATAGGAGGTAGACGTTAGGACCCTTTGTATATGTGAAAGTTAAGTTAGATAGGGAAGATGTAGGTACCTGGTTGAATATTGCCGACAATCTCACTCTAGTCCAATATTGGATGTATTTCAACACCCATCTTTTTGCTGTGGCACTTCATAGTCTGTGATAGGCCACGAAGCCACTTGAGTGTCCGACCATCTACTTCCTGGCATTCTATTTTCCATCACTGCTATATCAATATGTGTTTCCATTCCAAGAAGCTGCAAGTAACATATCACTCAATTTAGTACATTATTCGTATAAACTGTAAGTTATATAAAATGTTGTTAGAGCCTCACCGCAGCAATTACTTCTTTGCGGTTGTTGCGTGATTGGAGTGAGTCCAGAATTTGAATCTCCCTCTTTTGGGAGTTGACAACAGCCAGGAACCAGTGGTGGTTGGGAATATTTGAAGGTAGGAAAATCTGCGTGCAAAATTTGTAACTGGTTTGAAGTGCCTAAAAataaaatttcttatttatataagaGAAGGGTGGATTTTTTTACCATGTCATGCTTCAGGTAGTTATCTCCCCATTTAGTGCCTGATTTGCCGCTTAAAACATCCAAGGTACAATTCGGGACTGTGCCATCTCTCTTTAGGATGTTGACAATGGTCGACCTTTCGACATACACGGTACCATGGTCTCGTACACCTTCTAGTCCGTCCAGGCGTAGGAGTTCAAACGCCGCATCGAGTACCTAAGAAAGAAGATATTAGTTTAATTGGAAAACATATAAATAATCAAAGATACTATTTTGCGTTAGCACTTACATCGTCATCCACCCAAGCTGCAAAGGAGGAATGATCTGGTGTTGTCAGGCATTTAAGATACTTCTGCGTTAGAAGTATGTCCTTGATCTTCACCAACTTGGCGGTCTCAGGAGTAGTGTTTACATAGTCAACTACTATATTCTGTGTAACTCGATCTATTTCTGCCTGAAAATTGATCAAGTCCTCCTTGAGCTGTTTTAGCTGCTGGGCGCTGCTTTTCCCGGGATTCATCTTCTTATTCTGTGTGTACATAATATCGTTACTGTCATGTGTCTGTTGAGATAGAGCTCTTTTCCTTCTGAGCGCGGGGGTGTAAAATTCGTATTCCTCGCTCTGAAGGAGTGAAGACTTCTTTTTCTTCCGGCTGTCATGTCTGACACGCCTCCCTATGGAGTCCATGGCATCCATGGACGTATGCTTGACCTTCTGCGATATTTGACTTAAGGTTAGGAATATGGGTTGAGAAAAACGTTTGTTAGCAATTTGGTTAAGATGTGATGCAGACCTCATATTCGGAGGGTAAGttcttgctatcgtctctttcagtCTTTGACTTCTGGGGGTGTACATATGTTTTCTTCACCTTCTGCAATGTTGTCATCAAGTTAAGAATATGGTTGAAATAAACCCTTTCCTAGCAATATAGTTCAGACATGTGATGCTGACCTCAGATTGGGAGGGTAAGTTCTTGCTGTCACTCCTAAAACGCTTACCAAATGAGTCCACAGCATCATCTCTGTCTGTTTTTCCTTTGTGGGGGTCCACAGGTGTTTTTTTACCTTTTATACAGATGGACAAGTTAGCACTAAGTATGGTTGACAAAAAAACATTGTACCAAGATGGAATTCATACCTCAAATTCCCCAGCAAGGTTCTTGCTGGGGTTGCTGTAGACACACTTTGGCACTTCATTTGTACTAGCAGCAACATTCTTGAGGTTTTCTAGTTCGCACGTTAAAATGAAAAATGGTTAGCATACATTCTGACATGAAGACAGTTAGAAATTTTGTGACATACCTTGATATTATTATCAACTCTCTGACCCTCATTAAAGTCCTTCTGTCCTACTCCAAATCGATGATCCTATTAATGAAAAAATGTTAGTCATGCACTCATCTAGAAGGATGAATTACAACAAAAAAAGAACAAATGCATACATTGAATGCACAAATGAAGTCCTCCAAGCGCATGCTGTTTTGCTTTTTAAGCCTTTCTACTCCGTCCAGTTTTGCGGAAATCTCCGAATATTGCTGACACACTATTGCTTTTATCTCTCCCACCTAGGCGAGTACGCGGCCTAGTGTCCCATCGACCTACAAGTTAAGATAAATTAGAACTGATTGTTTCATAAAAATATTTGTACAAACAAATAGTTTCAGCCTAATAAACGAGTAGTATCATTGTACAAGTTACATAGGACGTACCTCAAAAGTAGACTTTGTAGGTTGATGTGAAGCCTTCGGCATTGGCTTCCAAGGGCGCCTGAGGTCGTCTACCATCTGcaattttttatatattatgaGTCATTTTGCAAAAACTGAGCAGATGACAACTAGCAACAGTAAGCATATACCTGTCCTACTCCTATGTAGTTCTGCGATATTATTTTGTCGACCTTTGCTGCCTTTTCTTCGTCCCAGTATTGTATCAATGGTTTATCTCGTTGAAGATAGGAAATGGTGGATCAATATGGTCGACTCGGAATTTCTCATAGAACCAAGTGTGGGAGAGAATTAAAAAGAATACATAATTGACCAATTAAAGAATATCATAGGAAGAGTTTGTACTACCTGCAGTAGTGGGAGATTCCCCTCCAAGTTCGCGGCACCGTTCACAAACTTCCTCACACTTGACATTAAGTGGTCAAGAAATAGTTTAGCATAATTTATGGAGTTTATAGTATGTATGTCGATAACAATTCCCAAATATTTGGATCAACATAGGGTTGTGTCGTTGGGCAAACCAACTTGCCAATGGTGTACAAGACATAAGGCTTCACAAACCGTGGCCTCTCTTCGCCAATCATCTTCTTACGAAGACCTGAAAAGGTTGTTTGTCAAGTATTGTAATTATGAAATTTGTTCCATTATCAAACGAAAAAATAGTTCTGAAAATATCATATACCTTTCAAGGTCAGTTTGTTATCTTCGGGATCCTTTAAATCAAGCCATAAGTCCTGCACTTCTTTGAACGGAGGAGGGACATAGTCCCTCCCCATGCTGGGCAGGCCTGTGATGTGTTCTACGTCTTGCAAGGTTATTCTCATAGGTACCCTGTGTATCACAAAcgcgacaacttgtgaatcatatgTGCTAGCAATCTTTTGGCACAAAACTCTCCTAACATTCATTGCAGGAGTCTTCAGAGTTTCGCGAATGGGTctatctaggacacatctagatgtgacatagttatgtcacatctaagctgattttcactctgtttgtggtccatttttttgtcctagttttttttgcttcttgttgctccattatatattTGTGGGAGGTTAGCTGTGAgatccttaaaaaacatctagatgtgaattagacaaactgttcGCGAATTGTCGTTTGACTAGCTATGATATATTGTTCCTGGGTTAGCGACTGGACAAACTCCGAGTACCCGTGCATTGATACAACCTGGGTACCCTGTATGTGCAAAGATTATTTTCAGTGACAAGCCAACAAAAATAAGAGATTTATTGTGAACAAATAATTAAGATTATCATTTAGGCTGTTTATTTGGCTATATGCGGTGTTGTTTTAATTTGCATGCATGTTCTCTTTCTATCTTTAATTTGCATGCATGTTCTCTTTCTATCTTCAGTAAGAGTAGGCTATGGTGAATGTGCCTACGGATTTTCAGCATATTTTTACTGAGAAATAAAAATATAATTTTACTGTACGTACCACTGAGAAATAAAAATATAACTTTACTGTACTCATTCGTTGACGTACTATATTGCTAGCTAATTAGTTTAAGACGTGCCAGGCTGAAGTAATGATTTGATTAATGTAACTTGTACTTAAGCTAATCTTTTTTATGTAATCTACTGATCTTTTTTTGATGTAATGTAAACAGGATGTAATCGGGATTGTCATTCAAAAAAAAGGAAATCGGGACTGATCTACACAAGAGGCGTCATGTGGATCTATAGTAGGCTATGGTAAATCGGGACTTCTATGTCATGCTGATCTACACGAGTTGATGTACGGGTTCAATGAGATATGTATACCTTCTTTGCCGACGAGTGTGGCGGCTTCGGTGCACCTGACTTTGTCGATGAAGGTGGGGGCTTCGATGCACGTGACTTGGATTGCTTCGTGACTGACTGTGCAGGCCTGACGGACGCAGCAGGATGATAGGGAGACATATGAcggtggtggtgatggtgatggcgaGATTGGTTGGTTCTGCTCAAGGTTCAAGGATGGGATTCAAGGAGGGAGGCTGGGCTGTGGTGAGGTTTAGGTTGATGCGTACAAAGCATATATATAGGCTGGGTACACGATCGTGTAGGTTACAATCTAGTCATTTATTTCTTGCCGAAGAATAAACCCGTGTTTTGTTTTATTGTTGATGGGATTGGAAGTAACTttctagaatcctccaaaattttcCTATCGAAAATACCACCTCCACAAAATCTTTTGCATGCAGTCCGGTAATGTAGGGCGTGCATGCCTCGTCTCCTTCCGTTGCTAACGATAGCTACTTTTCTGGAAAGGAAACAAAATCGCCGGTCGGTTATCTACTTCTGTTAGACTACGTATATGTATCATTTATCTCCCCACAAAGGGGCCCCACCTCCCTTCCAATCACGCCCTCACATAATGCGTTCCCTGCACATATTAACACGACGAATAACGTTCTCATATAATGTGTTGCCTTCATTATAAATTGTCAAGGTCGCATTAATTGTGCCCATTGAATGGATGCTCGGACCCACGCAAGTACGAGCTAGTATGAGTTGTTCGAACCCACATGATGCCAAATGTCAGTACGAGTCGTCCAAACCCACAAGTGTCAGTACCGCCGGTCTTGACGGAACTTGTGTTTGGTGTCTGAAGTCGTTCATTTTTTGCGTGGGATCCTCCCATGGCAATTCACACATGATGCCAAATTTTGGAATCGTGTCACGCATGGCAGGAGATACACCATGTGGAAACGTGCTGCTTCGGTTAGGACGGAAGGCCAAGTCTCAAAGTGTTTTTTTGGATGCACCAAACAGACCCAAATTTTTTGCACACGCACACAACATGGCAAGCACACATGCCAATTTTCGTTCACACCTAACATTTTATGCAATTTCTATGGTTTTTCGATGAAAAAACCGTAAAATATACGCCGGTCGTGACAGAACTTGTGTTTGGTGTCTGAACTCGTTCATTTTTNNNNNNNNNNNNNNNNNNNNNNNNNNNNNNNNNNNNNNNNNNNNNNNNNNNNNNNNNNNNNNNNNNNNNNNNNNNNNNNNNNNNNNNNNNNNNNNNNNNNNNNNNNNNNNNNNNNNNNNNNNNNNNNNNNNNNNNNNNNNNNNNNNNNNNNNNNNNNNNNNNNNNNNNNNNNNNNNNNNNNNNNNNNNNNNNNNNNNNNNNNNNNNNNNNNNNNNNNNNNNNNNNNNNNNNNNNNNNNNNNNNNNNNNNNNNNNNNNNNNNNNNNNNNNNNNNNNNNNNNNNNNNNNNNNNNNNNNNNNNNNNNNNNNNNNNNNNNNNNNNNNNNNNNNNNNNNNNNNNNNNNNNNNNNNNNNNNNNNNNNNNNNNNNNNNNNNNNNNNNNNNNNNNNNNNNNNNNNNNNNNNNNNNNNNNNNNNNNNNNNNNNNNNNNNNNNNNNNNNNNNNNNNNNNNNNNNNNNNNNNNNNNNNNNNNNNNNNNNNNNNNNNNNNNNNNNNNNNNNNNNNNNNNNNNNNNNNNNNNNNNNNNNNNNNNNNNNNNNNNNNNNNNNNNNNNNNNNNNNNNNNNNNNNNNNNNNNNNNNNNNNNNNNNNNNNNNNNNNNNNNNNNNNNNNNNNNNNNNNNNNNNNNNNNNNNNNNNNNNNNNNNNNNNNNNNNNNNNNNNNNNNNNNNNNNNNNNNNNNNNNNNNNNNNNNNNNNNNNNNNNNNNNNNNNNNNNNNNNNNNNNNNNNNNNNNNNNNNNNNNNNNNNNNNNNNNNNNNNNNNNNNNNNNNNNNNNNNNNNNNNNNNNNNNNNNNNNNNNNNNNNNNNNNNNNNNNNNNNNNNNNNNNNNNNNNNNNNNNNNNNNNNNNNNNNNNNNNNNNNNNNNNNNNNNNNNNNNNNNNNNNNNNNNNNNNNNNNNNNNNNNNNNNNNNNNNNNNNNNNNNNNNNNNNNNNNNNNNNNNNNNNNNNNNNNNNNNNNNNNNNNNNNNNNNNNNNNNNNNNNNNNNNNNNNNNNNNNNNNNNNNNNNNNNNNNNNNNNNNNNNNNNNNNNNNNNNNNNNNNNNNNNNNNNNNNNNNNNNNNNNNNNNNNNNNNNNNNNNNNNNNNNNNNNNNNNNNNNNNNNNNNNNNNNNNNNNNNNNNNNNNNNNNNNNNNNNNNNNNNNNNNNNNNNNNNNNNNNNNNNNNNNNNNNNNNNNNNNNNNNNNNNNNNNNNNNNNNNNNNNNNNNNNNNNNNNNNNNNNNNNNNNNNNNNNNNNNNNNNNNNNNNNNNNNNNNNNNNNNNNNNNNNNNNNNNNNNNNNNNNNNNNNNNNNNNNNNNNNNNNNNNNNNNNNNNNNNNNNNNNNNNNNNNNNNNNNNNNNNNNNNNNNNNNNNNNNNNNNNNNNNNNNNNNNNNNNNNNNNNNNNNNNNNNNNNNNNNNNNNNNNNNNNNNNNNNNNNNNNNNNNNNNNNNNNNNNNNNNNNNNNNNNNNNNNNNNNNNNNNNNNNNNNNNNNNNNNNNNNNNNNNNNNNNNNNNNNNNNNNNNNNNNNNNNNNNNNNNNNNNNNNNNNNNNNNNNNNNNNNNNNNNNNNNNNNNNNNNNNNNNNNNNNNNNNNNNNNNNNNNNNNNNNNNNNNNNNNNNNNNNNNNNNNNNNNNNNNNNNNNNNNNNNNNNNNNNNNNNGGCAATTCCCACATGATGCCAAATTTTGGAATCGTGTCATGCATGGCAAGAGATGCACCATGTGGAAACGTGCTGCTTCGGTTATGACGGAAGGCCAAGTCTCAAAGTGTTTTTTTGGATCCACCCCAAACGGAACCAAATTTTTTGCACACGCACACAACAACATGGCAAGCACACATGCCAATTTTCGTTCACATCTAACATTTTATGCAATTTCTATGGTTCTTCGATGAAAAATCCATAAAATACTGGCCGACAAGAatcagtttctttttttgtttatttgTATTAATAGTTTTGGCCTTCGTGAATGTTCCTCGTCACACTTTATTTTTCAAAGAAAAGTATTGGTTTTATTTTGAGTGAAGTCTGAAACGAACCTTGTGGTTGTAGACGCGGTCGCAAATGAACCCCGACCTTCAAATCCCGGAACTCCATACCCTGaactatcactacaagaaatatgctcaATTGGAACCGAGCCCCTCCAATATGGATTCATCTAGGACATCCCGCCACCATATGCACGTCTTATGGTCGTTGCCAAAACTCGCAATGTATTTGAAATAGGCCATGGACATGGATCACCAAAGTGAAAAGAATGCCTCCGAGATTCAATCATAAACCGCGACGTTGCTTGAGTTTTTGGTATAATGCCAATTCTTTGTCCCTGTCCCACGAGActctcgccgccgccacctacGGCGGTCGATCCCGGCCGAATCCGGCGGCTGCCGGCAGCGCCCAGCACACCCACGTAATCCCCTCGGCCCGCTCCTCCATCTCCTCCAGCCAGATTCGATGGGCGTGTCCTCCTGCTCACCCCGGGCATAACAACCGAAGACCGAAACCGAAAAGACCGAGACCAAACCCGAAAAGACTGAATTCGAAAAGACCGAATAGAAAACGGTCTGTGCAAATAGAAGACCGAACTAGTTTCGGTCTGATCGGTCATGCTATGTTTAGGACCGAATAGACCAAATAGACCGATTAATAAAAGCCCATCCCAAGGCCCGTCCGGCCAGACCACTAGACCCAACTACAGAGTAGAGTACATGACCTCGCATCCTCACATCCCGATTCACAGAAACCACCAGCAGCCAATCTCTCGTTCTCCAActactaaccctagccgccgcctgctGCTTGCCTCGATGCACGCCGCGCCCCCCAGAACGAGGACCGGCGCCCGAGCGGTGGCCCTGGCCGGTGAAGACCGTCGCCCGAGCGGCGACCCTGGCAGGTGAAGATGGGCACCGCGAGCGGCGGCCCTgagcccctgcgccgccgccaaccCCAACCTCCCGTCGATCGCTCCACCGCCAAAAGTCCGCTGCCGGTGCTCCACCTCCCAAGGACCAGTTCAACCACTACAGTTCG
It encodes:
- the LOC119299757 gene encoding uncharacterized protein LOC119299757 isoform X1; translation: MPHRRDGPARRRVGVPLSCRMWSGSPRGRTKARRCQHAPSPSRSYTPTSAVQICRGRCSSDKRFGGKKLIQPWSSPRRRTSSITPAAVQDVIGIVIQKKGNRD
- the LOC119299757 gene encoding uncharacterized protein LOC119299757 isoform X2 yields the protein MPHRRDGPARRRVGVPLRMWSGSPRGRTKARRCQHAPSPSRSYTPTSAVQICRGRCSSDKRFGGKKLIQPWSSPRRRTSSITPAAVQDVIGIVIQKKGNRD
- the LOC119299756 gene encoding uncharacterized protein LOC119299756, with amino-acid sequence MYTPRSQRLKETIARTYPPNMRSASHLNQIANKRFSQPIFLTLSQISQKVKHTSMDAMDSIGRRVRHDSRKKKKSSLLQSEEYEFYTPALRRKRALSQQTHDSNDIMYTQNKKMNPGKSSAQQLKQLKEDLINFQAEIDRVTQNIVVDYVNTTPETAKLVKIKDILLTQKYLKCLTTPDHSSFAAWVDDDVLDAAFELLRLDGLEGVRDHGTVYVERSTIVNILKRDGTVPNCTLDVLSGKSGTKWGDNYLKHDMIFLPSNIPNHHWFLAVVNSQKREIQILDSLQSRNNRKEVIAAVRL